A genomic stretch from Arachis stenosperma cultivar V10309 chromosome 3, arast.V10309.gnm1.PFL2, whole genome shotgun sequence includes:
- the LOC130967960 gene encoding uncharacterized protein LOC130967960, translating into MDLETENRLAAMLMREAAELRRQSEQEGVLAYLHKPNVRTRPNSRFLTATVRGVQQANRAVEVNEMWRVRQKELELDKQAKGTTKDKSSGYKSHTDRDSSGISRRYATFDNSLNASSSCSSKREWDKCGSKDKGSSDKHYKDISNSNLSRSMSRHGSFQEPEYNPEPEGIRDEEMEEFLHTRKKRGRGGIGPRMDETGPYLPPHPDGEASPTPDARERRLIYGPERLSSGKSNESSEEELHDKRLKKRRKSRSGNSDKEHSNSKKHRSKEKSKHKKKEKRRKHRH; encoded by the exons ATGGATTTGGAGACTGAAAACAGATTAGCTGCTATGCTTATGAGGGAAGCAGCTGAATTGCGGCGACAGTCTGAACAGGAAGGTGTTCTGGCTTATCTTCATAAGCCTAATGTAAGGACTCGGCCAAATTCACGTTTCCTCACTGCTACTGTACGTGGGGTACAACAAG CAAATCGAGCTGTGGAAGTGAATGAGATGTGGCGAGTGCGACAGAAAGAATTGGAACTTGATAAACAGGCTAAAGGCACCACGAAAGATAAAAGCAGTGGTTACAAAAGCCACACGGATCGTGACTCATCAGGAATCTCTAGAAGATATGCTACTTTTGATAATAGCTTGAATGCCTCTTCTTCATGTTCAAGTAAAAGAGAATGGGATAAGTGTGGATCAAAAGATAAAGGAAGTTCTGACAAACACTACAAGGATATTAGTAATAGTAACCTATCAAGAAGCATGAGTAGACATGGCAGTTTTCAAGAACCAGAGTATAATCCAGAACCAGAAGGTATAAGGGATGAAGAGATGGAAGAGTTTCTTCATACGAG GAAAAAGCGAGGCAGAGGTGGCATCGGTCCCAGAATGGATGAGACTGGGCCTTACCTTCCGCCCCATCCAGATGGGGAAGCTAGTCCTACACCGGATGCAAGGGAGCGCCGTCTTATTTATGGTCCTGAGAGGCTGTCATCAGGGAAGTCGAATGAATCTTCAGAAGAGGAGCTTCACGATAAAAGGCTGAAAAAGCGAAGAAAGTCTCGCTCTGGCAACTCAGACAAGGAGCACTCTAACTCTAAGAAGCACAGGTCCAAAGAAAAATCAAAGCacaagaaaaaggagaaaagaagaaaacaccGTCACTAA